In Humulus lupulus chromosome 6, drHumLupu1.1, whole genome shotgun sequence, a single genomic region encodes these proteins:
- the LOC133785655 gene encoding uncharacterized protein LOC133785655 — MVRTRGASSKKIPASQSRKVPSPSPPPSVSTAPLSVPAVATSVGKSCKSKARKKVFSLSHEHPMVFPDISADIVAPPSEVVVPSRAKDHSPLPFDSFLEARAKSKSVSSSSKAAAVGLLKLPLKPSQSKKNSVTPKRKLGLDASLSPLSAAKKKLKAHPPSLSSSESDPEEEKSESEATHETTLSDETVPDNAESEAKSDEPEKEDIVPSEQEAESDSDQIATPLTSKAKGKKSISGSTPSPKRSGVNFKPYSSIFCYNDNARDMVQDQQWTDIALALHLPLAVEDDVDGASLDEDMVITKLVGQKMLWPSNTVISVSNLTYTYAVLHKFATTNWKPTSHTATISFDMASFLYKVGTGLGINLASVIHDQIIGFRKGNRKNLNLPFPQVIYKVLSMQKKDLQRDQEDLVAPTTAASYKASAPPTEATAAPSSKKVKPQSLKIASDDIPHASYSVATDSGLFATEIAAVRASVDSLTA; from the exons ATGGTGAGAACTCGTGGTGCTTCCTCCAAGAAGATCCCTGCTTCTCAATCCCGAAAGGTGCCATCTCCTTCGCCTCCTCCGTCTGTGTCAACAGCGCCTCTTTCTGTTCCAGCAGTTGCCACATCTGTTGGAAAGTCCTGCAAATCCAAGGCACGCAAGAAGGTGTTTTCGCTCTCTCATGAACATCCTATGGTGTTTCCAGATATCTCTGCTGACATTGTTGCACCACCATCTGAAGTGGTGGTGCCCTCTCGAGCCAAGGACCATTCTCCTCTTCCTTTTGATTCGTTTTTGGAGGCTAGGGCAAAATCGAAATCTGTTTCATCCTCTTCCAAAGCTGCTGCTGTTGGGTTGCTCAAATTGCCCTTGAAGCCGAGTCAGTCCAAGAAAAATTCTGTGACTCCCAAAAGGAAATTGGGGTTGGACGCGTCTCTTTCTCCCTTGTCTGCTGCCAAGAAAAAATTGAAGGCTCATCCCCCTTCACTGTCCTCCTCCGAATCTGATCCTGAGGAAGAAAAGTCAGAATCTGAAGCAACTCATGAGACCACATTGTCTGATGAAACGGTTCCTGACAATGCAGAATCAGAGGCTAAGTCTGATGAGCCAGAAAAAGAAGACATTGTCCCCTCTGAACAAGAAGCCGAATCTGACTCAGACCAAATTGCAACTCCTTTGACATCCAAGGCTAAAGGGAAGAAATCTATTTCTGGTTCTACACCTTCTCCAAAACGTTCAGGTGtaaatttcaaaccttattctTCCATTTTTTGCTATAATGATAATGCACGTGATATGGTTCAAGATCAACAATGGACAG ACATTGCTCTTGCTTTGCATCTTCCCCTTGCTGTCGAGGATGATGTTGATGGTGCCTCTCTTGACGAGGACATGGTTATCACTAAATTGGTCGGTCAAAAAATGCTATGGCCATCTAATACAGTCATCTCAGTCTCCAATCTCACCTACACTTATGCTGTTCTCCATAAGTTTGCCACAACAAATTGGAAGCCCACTTCTCACACCGCCACTATCTCTTTTGATATGGCCTCATTTTTGTACAAGGTGGGGACCGGTCTTGGTATAAATTTGGCTTCGGTTATTCATGATCAAATCATTGGGTTTCGCAAAGGTAACAGGAAAAACTTGAATCTTCCTTTTCCTCaagttatttataaagtgttgagtaTGCAGAAAAAAGATCTCCAACGTGATCAAGAAGACTTGGTGGCACCTACTACTGCTGCTTCCTACAAGGCCTCTGCCCCTCCTACTGAAGCCACTGCTGCTCCGTCATCCAAGAAAGTCAAGCCCCAATCTCTGAAGATTGCCTCGGATGACATTCCTCATGCCTCCTACTCTGTTGCCACAGATTCAGGACTTTTTGCAACAGAAATAGCTGCTGTTCGAGCCTCTGTTGATTCTTTGACTGCTTGA